In Muribaculum gordoncarteri, the genomic window ATTGAGGAGATTGTCGGTATTCAGGTGAGTGGCATCAGAAAGATGCTTGCCAAGAATGGCGTTCAGCTTGAAGTGACTCCCGAAGCATTGTCGTTCCTTGCCAAGGAGGGATATAATCCTGAATTCGGTGCCCGTCCTGTGAAGCGAGTGCTTCAGCGCATGGTGCTCAACCGTCTTTCAAAGGACATACTTGCTCAGAAGGTCGACCGCGAGCATCCTATAATTATCGATTACAAGGATGACGATCTCGTGTTCCGCAATTGATTAAAATAAATCAGTGATATGAAAATGCCGGCACGGTCTTGAAAAGATTGCGCCGGCATTTTATGTTTACAGGCTAATCTTTTAATGTTTTGAAATAAGGATTGATTGTTTAAACATAATTATATCTGGATTGTTCTAAGTATATGAAATTCACTATTTAATGCTAACTATTATGAAAAAATTGTTTTATTTGTTGTTCGCTTTGCCGTTGTTGCTGATATCTTGTGACGACGACAACAAGCTTCCCGACATTCAGATGAATGTGGAAATTTCAGGGGCAACCAAGTCTGACGGGGTTTTGTATATTGTGCAGGGAGAAACACTAACAATCGACAAGATCACTGTTTCGTCAACATCAGCCACTAAAGGCATAGCGCTTGGCGGAGCCACATACTACTGGGACTACTATCCTGTAGCCACTACTAACACCGTACCTTATACGATGTCTATCGAAACCGGTAATGCACCTGTCGGTAATCACCTTCTTCAGATTGAGTGCCCGGTATTTGCCGTTGACTACAGCGCAGCTGTAGCTGTATTGACTTATAAAGTTAAGATTGTTGAGTCGGCCGATGAGATTCCTTCGCCTGATGCACCAGCACCCGAAACTCCTGAGGTAAAGGCTCAATAAGAACTGATTGCTACTTAATTAGACTATAATGTCACAGAGGGTCGGCATAATGATTGCCGGCCCTTTGTGTTATATGGGGAGTTGCGACTTTATTTCGTCGAGTTTCCCGGCCCTTTGTGTTATATGGGAAGTTGCGACTTTATTTCGTCGAGCTTCACAAGTTTGCTTACTATTGCGTAGATGGTAAGGCCCGCCGGAGAGTGAATCTGCAATTTTGAAGCAATATTGCGGCGGTGGGTCATGACTGTATTTACCGATACATTCATCTCGGTGGCAATCTCCTTGTTTGACAACCCTTTGACGATGCCAGTCACGACATCCTTTTCACGTTGGCTGAGAACCTTTTGTCCTTCATCGCTTTCATCCTCAAGAAGTTGCGACAGGGTGGCCGTTATCGTGTCGATTGAGTCGTAAATCGATATGGTCTTGTCGTAGACTCGGGCTGTGCCTATGGGGAGGGCCGTGGTGTAGACGGCTATGATGAACATTCTCGATGGTGATGTCGATTTAAGCTCCTTGACTTTTTGTGCGTCTATCGTCAGCGGATCGACTATCAGAATCAAAGGCATCAGTTTACCGAGCTGCTCATCAATCCTTTCCGGATCGATCTCCTTTGCGGTTACATGTATGTCACGCAGCTTGGCGAGAATTGCGGCAAGTCCGGTCGTGACTATGACCGATGATGATGCTATGGCTATGTCAACGTGCTTCATCGCGGTTGTGCTGTTGTTGCAGTTCAATCATTGTCACCAACGGTATGAGTATGTGGTTCTCAATGTCCTTGTGAGTGTCCAAATCCTCCTCGGCGTTGTATATGTCGACAAGCACATCATACATTCGGTTAGGCATCGAAGTGGTGTAGAAGCGGAGTATGATGTTTTTCAGCTCGCTTAGCTTTTCACCCACTTCGTCGTGGTTACGTTGAAATGTGTGTATGCTGTAGTTTGATTTTTCCCCTGCCATTAGAGCCTTTATGTGGGGGAAAACCTTGGTTTCTTCATATTTGAAGTGCTTCTTCACCTCTTCGATATAACTGTCAAAGAATGAAATAATGGCAGGGTTTATGTCATTATGACACTCGTCGAGAGCGTTGAGCAGATTCTGCCTGATGTGCGGGAACTTGTAGCCGAGGAAATAGTCGTGACTGTTGTGCAGAAAATCGACAATTGCAGTGGGCGACACCTTTTCAAGTCGCTCCGAGTCAATTTTGCCGGTCATTATGAAGTTGATTATGAATAGAAAGACATCGGTGTCGATGTCGTTTTCACGGCACACTTCGTCAATGTGCTTGCTTTGGAACCCGAGCGGAATTCCGAATCGGCTTAGGATGGGCAGGATGTTGTAATCTTCCTTGACAAGGTCTATAACACTGTCTTTTCCTGTAAATTGTCTTACGAGTTTCATAACGGCTCAAAGTTAGCAATAAATCATGACCGCAGCAAATTTTATTAAGAAAGATTCTAAATAACGGTGAAGGCCGGGAATGTCGTAAAAATGAATTATCTTTGCTTTAGCAATTTATATTTAACAGTCATGGTCGAAGATAAGTTAAGTGAACTTTATTGCAGTTATTCGGGGCATCG contains:
- a CDS encoding helix-turn-helix transcriptional regulator, translating into MKHVDIAIASSSVIVTTGLAAILAKLRDIHVTAKEIDPERIDEQLGKLMPLILIVDPLTIDAQKVKELKSTSPSRMFIIAVYTTALPIGTARVYDKTISIYDSIDTITATLSQLLEDESDEGQKVLSQREKDVVTGIVKGLSNKEIATEMNVSVNTVMTHRRNIASKLQIHSPAGLTIYAIVSKLVKLDEIKSQLPI
- a CDS encoding hemerythrin domain-containing protein — encoded protein: MKLVRQFTGKDSVIDLVKEDYNILPILSRFGIPLGFQSKHIDEVCRENDIDTDVFLFIINFIMTGKIDSERLEKVSPTAIVDFLHNSHDYFLGYKFPHIRQNLLNALDECHNDINPAIISFFDSYIEEVKKHFKYEETKVFPHIKALMAGEKSNYSIHTFQRNHDEVGEKLSELKNIILRFYTTSMPNRMYDVLVDIYNAEEDLDTHKDIENHILIPLVTMIELQQQHNRDEAR